One Bosea sp. 685 DNA segment encodes these proteins:
- a CDS encoding carbohydrate ABC transporter permease, whose product MSGAPRPQPVATSRPDPYAPKGLALTLESTGAILLALIWVLPLAYAVWAAIHPAEYTTRFVLTAPLTLDNFARAWAAAPFARYFLNTFILVTMILAFQLVLGTLAAYALARQDFWGRDIAFALILAQLMIMPDALIVENYRTLARVNLIDTIPAIALPYIASAFGIFLLRQTFKTVPKELDDAARVEGASPLQVLMKVYVPLAKPTYIAYGLVSVSYHWNNFLWPLLVTNSVESRPLTVGLQVFSSSDQGIDWAVICAATLMTSAPLLVGFLLFQRQFVQSFMRAGIK is encoded by the coding sequence ATGAGCGGCGCGCCTCGACCGCAGCCGGTGGCCACCAGCCGTCCCGACCCCTACGCGCCCAAGGGCCTGGCGCTGACGCTCGAATCGACCGGCGCGATCCTGCTCGCTCTGATCTGGGTGCTGCCCCTGGCCTATGCCGTCTGGGCCGCGATTCATCCAGCCGAATACACGACCCGTTTCGTGCTGACCGCGCCGCTGACGCTGGACAACTTCGCCCGCGCCTGGGCAGCCGCGCCCTTCGCCCGCTATTTCCTCAACACCTTCATCCTCGTCACCATGATCCTGGCCTTCCAGCTCGTGCTGGGGACGCTGGCGGCCTATGCGCTGGCGCGGCAGGATTTCTGGGGCAGGGACATCGCGTTTGCGCTGATCCTGGCACAGCTGATGATCATGCCGGACGCGCTGATCGTCGAGAATTACCGCACGCTTGCCAGGGTCAATCTGATCGACACGATCCCGGCCATCGCCTTGCCCTATATCGCCTCGGCCTTCGGCATTTTCCTGCTGCGGCAGACCTTCAAGACCGTGCCCAAGGAGCTCGACGACGCTGCCCGCGTCGAGGGCGCGAGCCCGCTTCAGGTGCTGATGAAGGTCTATGTGCCGCTCGCCAAGCCGACCTATATCGCCTACGGGCTGGTCTCGGTGAGCTATCACTGGAACAACTTCCTCTGGCCGCTGCTGGTCACCAATTCGGTGGAGTCGCGGCCGCTGACGGTCGGCCTCCAGGTCTTCTCGTCGAGCGATCAGGGCATCGACTGGGCGGTGATCTGCGCGGCGACGCTGATGACCTCGGCGCCGTTGCTGGTCGGCTTCCTGCTGTTCCAGCGCCAGTTCGTGCAGAGCTTCATGCGCGCGGGAATCAAGTGA
- a CDS encoding inositol monophosphatase family protein, with amino-acid sequence MIFTRQDHETLAGILAEAGRREVMPRFRNLAEGEIREKRSATDLVTEADEAAERFISAELARAFPGAVLIGEEAVAADPALVERLGDAELAVVIDPIDGTLNYASDLPLFAVMAAVLVKGEVVAAVIHDPIVEDSAMALRGEGAWLGSAAGKSRDLRVAPAAAPREMTGMMSWQYFPEPLRSKLPGHMPAFGNVSSLRCCGHEYRLAAAGNGHFLLYGRLSPWDHAPGSLIYAEAGGHVRMLDGQPYRPAQPTLGLLCAPDAESWQEIRTILLS; translated from the coding sequence ATGATCTTCACACGCCAGGACCATGAGACGCTCGCGGGGATCCTCGCCGAGGCCGGCCGCCGCGAGGTCATGCCGCGCTTCCGCAACCTGGCCGAGGGCGAGATCCGCGAGAAGCGCTCCGCGACCGATCTCGTCACCGAGGCCGACGAGGCGGCGGAGCGCTTCATCAGCGCCGAGCTCGCCCGGGCCTTTCCAGGCGCCGTGCTGATCGGCGAGGAGGCGGTCGCGGCCGATCCGGCGCTGGTCGAGCGTCTCGGCGATGCCGAGCTCGCCGTCGTCATCGACCCGATCGACGGCACCCTCAACTACGCCTCCGACCTGCCGCTCTTCGCCGTCATGGCCGCGGTGCTGGTCAAAGGCGAGGTCGTCGCCGCGGTGATCCACGATCCCATCGTCGAGGACAGTGCGATGGCGCTGCGCGGCGAGGGCGCCTGGCTCGGCTCCGCCGCCGGCAAGAGCCGCGACCTGCGGGTGGCGCCGGCCGCGGCTCCCCGCGAGATGACCGGCATGATGAGCTGGCAGTATTTTCCGGAGCCGCTGCGCAGCAAGCTGCCCGGCCACATGCCGGCCTTCGGCAATGTCTCGTCGCTGCGCTGCTGCGGCCATGAATACCGGCTCGCTGCCGCGGGCAATGGCCATTTCCTGCTCTATGGCCGGCTCAGCCCCTGGGATCACGCGCCGGGGTCGCTGATCTATGCCGAGGCCGGCGGCCATGTCCGCATGCTGGACGGGCAGCCCTATCGGCCGGCCCAACCGACGCTCGGCCTGCTCTGCGCGCCCGATGCCGAGAGCTGGCAGGAGATCCGCACGATCCTGCTGAGCTGA
- a CDS encoding substrate-binding domain-containing protein encodes MHQDTADLKSLAFALGLSQSTISRALRAHPGIPEATRRRVIAAAEAAGYRPNARARSLATGRTETIGLVFPLQRLQLPETNFVDVLAGISTAVTARNYNLLLSPFEDDEASVLRKLASSKSVDGVIITRPLVRDPRIALLNALRLPFVVHGRTQAQEPFSFVDTDNDNAFERLTDLLLDYGHRRIVVINGLAQFRYVAARAAAFERAFAARGLAPPPGAIEFVSMTEATGYETAMRRLDDPAPPTAFLCGSVFQARGVYRALAEHGLVVGRDISVACHDDGVRGCSAMDLSPPLTATMTSIRGAGEEVALILIDLIEGKAAAPVQKILPFELVLRNSVGLAKPGA; translated from the coding sequence TTGCATCAGGATACCGCGGATCTGAAGAGCCTGGCGTTTGCGCTCGGCCTCTCGCAATCGACCATCAGCCGCGCTTTGCGCGCGCATCCCGGCATCCCCGAGGCGACGCGCCGCCGCGTGATCGCGGCGGCGGAGGCCGCGGGCTATCGTCCCAATGCGCGTGCGCGCAGCCTCGCGACGGGCCGGACGGAGACCATCGGCCTGGTCTTCCCGCTGCAGCGCCTCCAGCTCCCGGAAACGAACTTCGTCGATGTCCTGGCGGGAATCTCGACGGCCGTCACCGCGCGCAACTACAATCTGCTGCTGTCGCCATTCGAGGATGACGAGGCCAGCGTCCTGCGCAAGCTCGCCTCGTCCAAATCTGTCGATGGCGTGATCATCACCCGCCCCCTGGTCAGGGATCCGCGCATCGCCCTGCTCAATGCCTTGCGCCTGCCTTTCGTGGTGCATGGCCGCACGCAGGCGCAGGAGCCCTTCTCCTTCGTCGACACCGACAACGACAACGCCTTCGAGCGGTTGACGGACCTGCTCCTCGATTATGGCCATCGCCGCATCGTCGTGATCAACGGCCTCGCCCAGTTTCGCTATGTCGCCGCGAGAGCCGCCGCCTTCGAGCGGGCTTTCGCGGCGCGCGGGCTTGCGCCGCCGCCCGGCGCCATCGAGTTCGTCTCGATGACCGAGGCGACCGGCTACGAGACCGCGATGCGGCGGCTGGACGATCCCGCGCCGCCCACGGCCTTTCTGTGCGGCTCGGTCTTTCAGGCACGCGGCGTCTATCGCGCGCTCGCCGAGCACGGGCTGGTGGTCGGGCGCGATATCTCCGTCGCCTGCCACGACGATGGCGTCAGGGGCTGCAGCGCCATGGATCTCTCGCCGCCGCTCACCGCCACGATGACGTCGATCCGGGGGGCCGGCGAAGAGGTCGCGCTGATCCTGATCGACCTGATCGAGGGCAAGGCGGCCGCTCCCGTGCAGAAAATCCTGCCCTTCGAGCTCGTCCTGCGCAATTCGGTCGGGCTTGCGAAGCCGGGCGCGTAA
- a CDS encoding ABC transporter ATP-binding protein — MVSVELKAVSKSWGGTAAVDDVSFTVAGGKLVALLGPSGCGKSTTLRLIAGLEDSSTGSIAIGGRDVTRAAPSQRGIAMVFQNYALFPHLSVAENILFGLRVRKVSRADRDERLARAASILGLSTLLERKPSQLSGGQQQRVALGRAIVAQAPVCLMDEPLSNLDAQLRVEMRREIRELQQRLGITMVYVTHDQVEAMTMADQVVLMRNGRIEQDAPPDQLYENPATIFVARFVGTPPMNVIPLASVLAGGGGADLSAPAHAEPGQLAVGIRPEMTELSDAGIAADVVAVEYLGADTLVETRIDGQPFIVRRPGKVRAAAGERVHIKLSQAAVHWFDLKTEQRLVLD; from the coding sequence ATGGTTTCGGTAGAACTCAAAGCCGTCTCGAAGAGCTGGGGCGGGACTGCTGCCGTCGATGACGTCAGCTTCACCGTCGCGGGCGGCAAGCTCGTGGCACTGCTCGGCCCGTCCGGCTGCGGCAAGTCGACCACGCTCAGGCTGATCGCGGGGCTGGAGGACAGCAGCACCGGGTCGATCGCCATTGGCGGGCGCGACGTCACCCGCGCGGCGCCCTCGCAGCGTGGCATCGCCATGGTGTTCCAGAATTATGCGCTGTTTCCGCATCTGTCCGTGGCGGAGAACATTCTGTTCGGGCTGAGGGTGCGCAAGGTCTCGCGCGCGGATCGCGACGAGCGGCTCGCCCGCGCCGCCTCGATCCTGGGGCTCAGCACCCTGCTCGAGCGCAAGCCCTCGCAGCTCTCCGGCGGCCAGCAGCAGCGCGTCGCGCTCGGCCGGGCGATCGTCGCGCAAGCCCCGGTCTGCCTGATGGACGAGCCGCTCTCCAATCTCGACGCACAATTGCGCGTCGAGATGCGGCGCGAGATCCGCGAGCTGCAGCAGCGCCTCGGCATCACCATGGTCTATGTCACGCATGATCAGGTCGAGGCGATGACGATGGCCGACCAGGTCGTGCTGATGCGCAACGGGCGGATCGAACAGGATGCTCCACCCGACCAGCTCTACGAGAACCCGGCGACGATCTTCGTCGCGCGCTTCGTCGGCACGCCGCCGATGAACGTCATCCCGCTCGCCTCGGTCCTGGCGGGCGGCGGCGGCGCCGATCTCTCAGCCCCGGCCCATGCCGAGCCGGGCCAGCTTGCGGTCGGCATCCGGCCCGAGATGACCGAACTCAGCGATGCCGGCATCGCCGCCGATGTCGTGGCGGTCGAATATCTCGGCGCCGACACGCTGGTCGAGACCCGGATCGACGGCCAGCCTTTCATCGTGCGCCGCCCCGGCAAGGTCCGCGCCGCGGCAGGCGAGCGGGTGCACATCAAGCTGTCACAGGCGGCGGTGCACTGGTTCGATCTGAAGACCGAGCAAAGGCTCGTCCTCGACTGA
- a CDS encoding ABC transporter substrate-binding protein, producing the protein MGKRDMDRREFIGGSAALAGSLAVAQPALAQSAELSFFYPVAVGGPITKLIDSYAAGFEKDNPTIKVKPIYAGTYQETIVKALTAHKSGTPPVLSVLLSTDMFTLIDEEAIVPFDPFIKTEDDKKWLSGFFPGFMENSQTGGKTWGIPFQRSTVVLYWNKELFKEAGLDPEKPPTNWAQQLEFAQKLTKRDAAGNTSQWGIQIPSSGFPYWLFQGLTTQAGAILANAAGDKTDYANPGVVEALQYWVDLAQKYKVHPPGIVEWGTTPRDFFEKKVAMMWTTTGNLTNVRANAKFPFGVGVLPAGKKPGSPTGGGNFYLSKKASPAEQEAAFKFVRWITTPERAAQWSADTGYVAVTPAAYETEAMKKYVADFPQALVARDQLPTAVAELSTHENQRVAKALNDGLQAAITGTKQPAQAMADAQAEAERILKAYR; encoded by the coding sequence ATGGGCAAGCGAGATATGGACAGGCGTGAATTCATCGGCGGCAGCGCGGCCCTGGCCGGCTCGCTTGCGGTGGCGCAACCGGCGCTCGCCCAATCGGCCGAGCTGTCCTTCTTCTATCCGGTCGCTGTGGGCGGGCCGATCACCAAGCTGATCGACAGCTATGCTGCCGGATTCGAGAAGGACAACCCGACCATCAAGGTCAAGCCGATCTATGCCGGCACCTATCAGGAGACCATCGTCAAAGCGCTGACCGCGCATAAGAGCGGCACGCCGCCGGTGCTCTCGGTGCTGCTCTCGACCGACATGTTCACCCTGATCGACGAGGAAGCGATCGTTCCCTTCGACCCCTTCATCAAGACTGAGGACGACAAGAAGTGGCTGTCGGGCTTCTTCCCCGGCTTCATGGAGAACAGCCAGACGGGCGGGAAGACCTGGGGCATTCCGTTCCAGCGTTCCACGGTGGTGCTCTACTGGAACAAGGAGCTGTTCAAGGAGGCCGGGCTCGATCCCGAGAAGCCGCCGACCAATTGGGCGCAGCAGCTTGAGTTCGCGCAGAAGCTGACCAAGCGCGATGCTGCCGGCAACACCAGCCAATGGGGCATCCAGATCCCGTCTTCCGGCTTCCCCTATTGGCTCTTCCAGGGGCTGACCACGCAGGCCGGCGCCATTCTCGCCAATGCGGCCGGCGACAAGACCGACTATGCCAATCCCGGCGTCGTCGAGGCGCTGCAGTACTGGGTCGACCTGGCGCAGAAGTACAAGGTTCACCCGCCCGGCATCGTCGAATGGGGCACCACGCCGCGCGACTTCTTCGAGAAGAAGGTCGCGATGATGTGGACCACCACCGGCAATCTGACCAATGTCAGGGCCAACGCCAAATTCCCCTTCGGCGTCGGCGTGCTGCCCGCCGGCAAGAAGCCGGGCAGCCCGACCGGCGGCGGCAATTTCTACCTCTCCAAGAAGGCGAGCCCGGCCGAGCAGGAGGCCGCGTTCAAATTCGTGCGCTGGATCACCACGCCAGAGCGGGCCGCGCAATGGAGCGCCGATACCGGCTATGTCGCGGTGACGCCGGCGGCCTACGAGACCGAGGCAATGAAGAAATACGTCGCCGATTTCCCGCAAGCCCTCGTCGCCCGCGACCAATTGCCGACCGCTGTCGCCGAGCTCTCGACCCATGAGAACCAGCGCGTCGCCAAGGCGCTGAATGACGGCCTGCAGGCGGCCATCACTGGCACGAAGCAGCCGGCGCAGGCGATGGCAGACGCCCAGGCGGAAGCCGAGCGCATCCTGAAGGCCTATCGCTGA
- a CDS encoding ATP-binding protein produces MPAFSYSVFGVRRDVSTSIAISAFVGLVCLALIGHEAWRLSILRQEAFNDGRKDVENITRSVARQAETTIQLVDSILSTAADEYIEFRGDNSHSLEVSNFLRIFSKKMPQTQGFAIFDDKGKSVILTSKDLNIDISDRDYFKSHRDKSDVSLNIGAPIQSLLDSEWIIPVSRRLESYDGNFIGVAVAAIRVDFLQKFFDGFNIGSDGAILLASSDATLLARRPFSVANMGRDLSQGGIFKDLLPKGPIGTGEITSSTDGVSRINSYEKLSTYPLVIAVAASTSEIMRPWWENTRAGLIRTAALCCVTGLLGTLLAHKARDADRQRRLLFATLANMDDGLIVVGSDKHIEICNDRAVELLGLPAEFIRSRPTAQAVLDFQAARGEFAANSSDVDAALMPVLKDGIKSKYERSRPNGTVLEIRTKAFGVTGAIRTYRDITLQKKLEHELRENEALFRLLAENTSDVIVLVRNQDDKRIYASPSVRQLLGYSPDEFVTMRREDFVHADDADGLLKLRRSLGPSNPTVTSVHRLRHRDGRWIWVETAYTLLKADESECPNIIAVIRDVTERHQQQQELREARDGAEAAARAKSTFLASMSHELRTPLNSILGFARLLSQSAALRETPEARQAQIIVNASEMLLSIVNDVLDVSSIEANGIELDPRGFAPAEMVRATAELLMRQADDKGIELVVDCDPDLPGRVVGDDNRLKQILTNLIANAVKFTARGRVVISVFSTSEGDAVSTLHFGVTDTGIGIPADKMDRLFKRFSQVDSSTSRDYGGTGLGLAISQSLVELMGGSISVESQPGIGSTFSFAIDLPIDRSTQPVEATSPATALDAFQRSLHILLAEDIAMNQELAVHLLHSMGHTVDVVDNGASAVDAVSHTVYDVVLMDIRMPVMDGIEATKRIRGLPAEQSHVPIIALTANVLPEMEPVFEECGINAWICKPIDLDELRSSLTSATRTVMPHATPGRGDDKIERPLFDSAVFEKLAGMISRTTALRFMTMLKLELEQPFKMDPTQSLSLASRVHRLASTTGMLGFRALSETCRFAEPIVKNEQDPEQCLAELNVLRLAALSTIAQLGAIDPPDEIEVGSTTRIHVRSE; encoded by the coding sequence GTGCCTGCATTCAGCTACTCTGTTTTCGGCGTTCGCCGGGACGTATCGACCAGCATTGCGATTTCTGCCTTTGTCGGACTCGTTTGTCTTGCGCTGATTGGGCACGAAGCGTGGAGGCTGTCGATTCTGCGGCAAGAAGCCTTCAATGATGGCCGCAAGGATGTAGAAAATATTACTCGATCGGTAGCGCGCCAAGCCGAGACGACCATTCAATTAGTCGATAGTATACTTTCAACGGCGGCCGACGAATATATCGAATTCAGAGGCGATAATTCGCACTCTTTAGAGGTAAGCAATTTCCTTCGTATTTTTTCCAAAAAAATGCCCCAAACTCAGGGGTTTGCGATTTTTGACGACAAAGGCAAAAGTGTAATATTAACAAGTAAGGATTTAAATATAGACATATCAGATCGCGATTATTTCAAATCTCACAGAGATAAATCTGATGTATCATTGAATATTGGCGCTCCGATTCAAAGTTTATTGGATTCAGAATGGATAATACCCGTCTCTCGGCGCCTAGAAAGCTATGACGGAAATTTCATTGGCGTTGCCGTTGCGGCAATTCGGGTCGATTTTCTACAAAAATTCTTTGACGGATTTAATATTGGAAGCGACGGGGCGATACTTCTGGCTTCGAGCGATGCAACGCTCCTTGCTCGGCGCCCGTTCTCGGTCGCGAATATGGGGCGTGACCTCAGCCAGGGCGGCATATTCAAGGATCTTCTTCCGAAAGGCCCGATTGGTACCGGCGAGATTACGTCGTCAACTGATGGTGTATCCCGAATCAATAGCTACGAGAAGCTGTCAACTTATCCTCTTGTGATCGCCGTTGCTGCGTCGACGTCCGAGATCATGCGCCCTTGGTGGGAAAACACCCGCGCTGGTCTCATACGCACCGCTGCCCTTTGTTGCGTTACGGGCTTGTTGGGCACATTGCTGGCCCATAAAGCGCGAGACGCTGATCGACAGCGCCGCCTCCTTTTCGCAACTCTCGCAAACATGGATGATGGTCTGATCGTCGTCGGCTCCGACAAGCACATCGAAATCTGCAACGACCGGGCAGTTGAGCTGCTCGGATTGCCAGCCGAATTCATCAGGTCTCGGCCGACTGCTCAGGCGGTCCTCGATTTTCAAGCGGCCCGCGGTGAGTTTGCCGCAAACAGTTCTGATGTTGACGCCGCACTCATGCCGGTCTTGAAGGACGGCATCAAATCAAAATACGAGCGATCGCGCCCCAACGGAACTGTTCTCGAGATCAGAACCAAGGCCTTTGGGGTCACTGGCGCGATCCGCACCTATCGGGATATCACCTTACAAAAGAAGCTGGAGCATGAACTGAGGGAAAACGAGGCCCTCTTCCGCCTTCTGGCTGAAAACACAAGCGATGTGATCGTCTTGGTTCGTAATCAGGATGACAAAAGGATCTATGCATCGCCATCGGTCCGGCAACTGCTCGGATATTCCCCGGACGAATTCGTCACCATGCGGCGGGAGGACTTCGTTCATGCGGATGATGCGGACGGTTTGTTGAAGCTGAGGCGCAGCCTGGGTCCCTCCAATCCAACTGTGACGAGCGTTCACCGGCTGCGACACCGGGATGGACGATGGATTTGGGTCGAAACCGCTTATACACTCCTCAAGGCAGATGAGAGCGAATGTCCGAACATCATCGCCGTCATACGCGACGTTACGGAACGCCATCAGCAGCAGCAGGAGCTGAGAGAGGCGAGAGACGGAGCGGAGGCCGCAGCACGCGCCAAGTCAACATTCTTGGCGTCCATGAGCCATGAGCTGCGCACACCGCTCAACAGCATCCTTGGATTTGCGCGCTTACTCTCCCAAAGCGCTGCGCTGCGCGAAACTCCCGAAGCTCGCCAAGCGCAGATCATCGTAAATGCCAGTGAGATGCTGCTTTCGATCGTGAATGACGTTCTCGATGTTTCCAGCATTGAGGCCAACGGCATTGAGCTCGATCCGCGAGGCTTCGCGCCTGCGGAAATGGTCAGGGCGACCGCCGAGCTTCTGATGCGGCAGGCCGATGACAAGGGCATCGAGCTTGTCGTGGATTGTGATCCCGATCTGCCAGGCCGGGTTGTGGGCGATGACAATCGGCTGAAACAGATCTTGACCAACCTGATTGCCAACGCCGTGAAATTCACGGCGCGAGGGCGTGTCGTCATCAGTGTGTTTTCGACGTCAGAGGGCGATGCCGTTTCAACGCTTCACTTTGGCGTTACCGACACCGGAATCGGTATTCCGGCCGATAAGATGGATCGCCTGTTCAAGAGATTCAGCCAGGTCGACAGCTCCACTTCACGAGACTATGGCGGCACCGGGCTGGGCCTCGCCATCAGTCAAAGTCTGGTCGAGCTGATGGGGGGCTCGATTTCGGTGGAGAGCCAGCCAGGCATTGGTTCGACTTTTTCGTTTGCAATTGACCTTCCCATCGACCGATCGACTCAACCGGTTGAAGCGACGTCGCCGGCGACCGCTCTCGATGCGTTCCAGCGAAGCCTGCATATTCTGCTGGCAGAGGACATCGCGATGAACCAGGAACTGGCGGTGCATCTCCTGCATTCCATGGGGCACACGGTTGACGTGGTGGACAACGGTGCATCGGCGGTCGATGCCGTCTCGCACACGGTTTACGACGTCGTACTCATGGATATCAGGATGCCGGTGATGGACGGTATCGAAGCGACGAAGCGCATCAGAGGATTGCCGGCAGAGCAATCGCATGTCCCGATCATTGCATTGACGGCCAATGTGCTCCCTGAGATGGAGCCGGTATTTGAAGAATGCGGGATCAACGCCTGGATTTGCAAACCAATCGATCTCGACGAGCTCAGATCGTCTCTGACATCGGCGACCAGAACGGTCATGCCGCATGCGACACCCGGTCGAGGAGACGACAAAATCGAAAGACCTCTTTTCGATAGTGCGGTCTTTGAGAAGCTCGCTGGCATGATATCCCGGACCACGGCTTTGCGCTTCATGACGATGCTCAAGCTCGAGCTCGAACAGCCCTTTAAGATGGATCCGACCCAAAGCTTGTCGCTCGCATCGCGAGTGCACCGTTTGGCGTCCACGACTGGAATGCTTGGCTTCAGGGCGCTCTCTGAGACGTGCCGATTTGCTGAACCGATCGTGAAGAACGAACAAGATCCCGAACAGTGCCTGGCCGAATTGAACGTTCTGCGGCTAGCGGCCTTGTCGACC
- a CDS encoding endonuclease/exonuclease/phosphatase family protein: protein MRLITWNIQWARGMDNRVDPARVVAHARQMADFDVLCLQEVADNFPELDGNDETDQFARFAELLPGFTAIEGIGVDVDDGRGGRSRFGNLLLTRYPVAQALRHLLPWEAAETRNMPRMLIEAVALTPLGPVRLMTTHLEYSSSRLRAAQVDGIREAHRMALARHARPREAGPHTYRMTPSAASAVLTGDFNMRPDDSVLARLLAPFEGGEPPFVDLWPSVMGEAPHPPTANLFDQIYGEPSCLDYVLATPDLAARARTVICDVETKVSDHQPILVEFD, encoded by the coding sequence ATGCGGCTGATCACCTGGAACATTCAGTGGGCCCGCGGCATGGACAACCGCGTCGATCCGGCGCGCGTCGTCGCGCATGCCCGGCAGATGGCGGATTTCGACGTGCTCTGCCTGCAGGAGGTCGCGGATAATTTCCCCGAGCTCGACGGCAATGACGAGACCGACCAGTTCGCCCGCTTCGCCGAATTGTTGCCGGGCTTCACTGCGATCGAGGGCATCGGCGTCGATGTCGATGACGGCAGGGGCGGGCGCAGTCGCTTCGGCAACCTCCTGCTGACGCGCTATCCAGTGGCCCAGGCGCTGCGCCATCTCCTGCCCTGGGAGGCGGCCGAGACCCGCAACATGCCGCGCATGCTGATCGAGGCGGTGGCGCTGACCCCGCTCGGCCCGGTCCGGCTGATGACGACGCATCTCGAATACTCGTCGTCGCGCTTACGCGCCGCGCAGGTCGACGGCATCCGCGAGGCCCATCGCATGGCGCTCGCCCGCCACGCCAGGCCGCGCGAGGCCGGGCCGCACACCTACCGGATGACGCCGAGCGCGGCGAGCGCCGTGCTGACTGGCGATTTCAACATGCGCCCGGACGATTCCGTGCTGGCGCGATTGCTGGCGCCATTCGAGGGTGGCGAGCCGCCATTCGTCGACCTCTGGCCGTCGGTGATGGGCGAGGCGCCGCATCCGCCGACCGCGAACCTGTTCGACCAGATCTATGGCGAGCCCAGCTGCCTCGACTATGTGCTGGCGACGCCCGATCTCGCGGCGCGTGCGCGCACCGTCATCTGCGATGTCGAGACCAAGGTCTCCGACCATCAGCCGATCCTCGTCGAGTTCGACTGA
- a CDS encoding sugar ABC transporter permease, whose protein sequence is MSNRATATIHGWLLLLPAMACLALFTHWPAIASFVDSFMSTPRARRPARFVGLDNYQQMLADPIFWKAMANNLWFATGTIPASIALALLMAVWVNDKIAGRTLVRMAYFTPTILPMIAVANIWLFFFTPQYGLLEQIVAAFGGRSTNWLGSQDTALYAVTIVAIWKEAGFFMIFYLAALQAIPPSLGEAAAIEGASRWTFFRRVQFPLLMPTTLFVLINAVINAFRMIDHIFVMTRGGPDNATTLLLFYIYQVGFGFWDTSYAAALTCVLLLLLALVAFVQYGWLERRTHYQ, encoded by the coding sequence ATGAGCAACCGCGCGACCGCAACGATCCATGGCTGGCTGCTGCTGCTGCCGGCCATGGCTTGCCTGGCCCTGTTCACGCATTGGCCCGCGATCGCGAGCTTCGTCGACAGCTTCATGTCGACCCCGCGGGCGCGCCGCCCGGCGCGTTTCGTCGGGCTCGACAATTACCAGCAGATGCTGGCCGACCCGATCTTCTGGAAGGCGATGGCGAATAATCTCTGGTTCGCTACGGGCACGATCCCGGCCTCGATCGCGCTCGCTTTGCTGATGGCGGTCTGGGTCAACGACAAGATCGCCGGCCGCACTTTGGTCCGGATGGCCTATTTCACCCCGACCATCCTGCCGATGATCGCGGTCGCCAATATCTGGCTGTTCTTCTTCACCCCGCAATACGGGCTGCTCGAGCAGATCGTCGCGGCCTTTGGCGGGCGCAGCACCAACTGGCTGGGGTCGCAGGACACCGCGCTCTACGCCGTCACCATCGTTGCGATCTGGAAGGAGGCCGGCTTCTTCATGATCTTCTACCTCGCGGCGCTGCAGGCGATCCCGCCTAGCCTCGGAGAGGCCGCGGCGATCGAGGGCGCCTCGCGCTGGACCTTCTTCCGGCGTGTCCAGTTCCCGCTCTTGATGCCGACGACGCTGTTCGTGCTGATCAACGCGGTGATCAACGCCTTCCGCATGATCGACCATATCTTCGTGATGACGCGCGGCGGCCCTGACAATGCGACGACGCTGCTGCTGTTCTACATCTACCAGGTCGGCTTCGGCTTCTGGGATACGAGCTATGCCGCGGCGCTGACCTGCGTGCTCCTGCTGCTGCTCGCGCTGGTCGCCTTCGTCCAGTATGGCTGGCTCGAACGCAGGACGCATTATCAATGA